One genomic segment of Caldimonas brevitalea includes these proteins:
- a CDS encoding DUF1365 domain-containing protein: MHSPLIGFGQVRHTRLRPVHHAFAYSSYFLMLPMRTMRRQPAALPSRHRFACLSFHDCDHGDGGDDALRWLDTLLAEAGVHDADGEVWLQTYPRVLGYAFKPVSFWYAERCDGSLAALVAEVNNTFGERHCYVLTGPELRPGQTLQADKVFHVSPFCRVEGRYRFRFLRTSPGEGDAGRVVMRVDHHDADGPLLLTSWSGTLVPLTPASVRRAFFGTPLMTLGVIVHIHWQALRLWARRVPFFAKPPPPQASPSR, translated from the coding sequence ATGCACAGCCCCCTGATCGGCTTCGGCCAGGTGCGCCACACCCGCTTGCGCCCGGTGCACCACGCCTTCGCCTATTCGAGCTATTTCCTGATGCTGCCGATGCGCACCATGCGACGGCAGCCTGCCGCGCTGCCATCGCGCCATCGCTTTGCCTGCCTGTCCTTCCACGACTGTGACCATGGCGACGGCGGCGACGACGCGTTGCGCTGGCTCGACACCTTGCTGGCCGAGGCCGGCGTGCACGACGCCGACGGCGAAGTGTGGCTGCAGACCTATCCACGGGTGCTCGGCTACGCCTTCAAGCCGGTCAGCTTCTGGTATGCGGAGCGCTGCGACGGCTCGCTGGCCGCCCTGGTCGCCGAAGTGAACAACACCTTTGGCGAGCGCCATTGTTATGTGTTGACCGGCCCTGAGCTGCGGCCGGGGCAGACGCTGCAGGCCGACAAGGTGTTCCATGTGTCGCCCTTCTGCCGCGTCGAAGGTCGTTACCGCTTTCGATTCCTGCGCACGTCACCGGGTGAGGGCGACGCGGGCCGTGTCGTGATGCGGGTCGACCATCACGACGCCGACGGCCCCTTGCTGCTGACCAGCTGGAGCGGCACGTTGGTGCCATTGACGCCCGCGAGTGTGCGCCGCGCGTTCTTCGGCACGCCGTTGATGACCCTCGGTGTCATCGTGCACATCCATTGGCAGGCGCTGCGACTGTGGGCGCGGCGCGTGCCCTTCTTCGCCAAGCCACCACCTCCGCAAGCCTCTCCGTCGAGATGA
- a CDS encoding nuclear transport factor 2 family protein translates to MHTSAHDPGQAQHVARLIHFFETLNPGQLQGLAQVYTADCRFKDPFHEVQGLERIAQVYRRMYEVLLEPRFKLAQVVCEGRNCFMTWDFLFRFKRDPATPQTVHGASHLQFDDEGRICMHRDYWDTAEELYEKLPLVGGLMRWLKKRVMT, encoded by the coding sequence ATGCACACTTCCGCACACGACCCCGGGCAGGCGCAGCACGTCGCCCGGCTGATTCACTTCTTCGAAACCTTGAATCCCGGGCAGCTGCAAGGGCTGGCCCAGGTCTACACCGCCGACTGCCGCTTCAAGGACCCCTTCCACGAGGTGCAAGGGCTGGAGCGCATCGCGCAGGTCTACCGGCGCATGTACGAGGTGCTGCTGGAGCCGCGCTTCAAGCTGGCACAGGTGGTCTGCGAGGGCCGCAACTGCTTCATGACATGGGACTTCCTGTTCCGCTTCAAGCGCGACCCGGCCACGCCACAAACCGTCCACGGCGCCTCGCACCTGCAGTTCGACGACGAGGGGCGCATCTGCATGCACCGCGACTACTGGGACACAGCCGAAGAGTTGTACGAAAAGCTGCCCCTGGTGGGCGGCTTGATGCGCTGGCTCAAGAAGCGGGTGATGACATGA
- a CDS encoding NAD(P)/FAD-dependent oxidoreductase, with product MDVSPPTALTRPRVAVIGSGISGLIAAHRLAPHLAVTLFEANDYFGGHAHTVDVQLDAPEGPVCFGVDTGFLVFNRRTYPRLVRLFDQLQVETAPAEMSFSVQVPGAGVEWGGRDLASVFAQPRNLLRPGFCRMLMQIARFNRRATALARHGADHELRQPLSDFLRDERYSAEFRDWYLLPMLGSIWSCPTDQMLRFPVATMVRFCHNHGLIQLVDRPQWYSVVGGARHYVRKLVEPLADARLQAPVLQVRRPSLQGRVEVLTDRGLEHFDEVVFACHADQALGLLADASDDERRVLGAIRYQANRAVLHTDEGVLPQRPRAWAAWNYERAPDSSQESAAVCLHYLLNRLQPLPVRTPVIVSLNPAREPRLERVLAEFDYAHPVFDLAAFDAQQDLPRLQGQRHTWYCGAWTGYGFHEDGLRSGLEVAQRLLDEGQHPAPADRALQAA from the coding sequence ATGGACGTATCTCCCCCTACCGCCTTGACCAGGCCGCGTGTGGCCGTCATCGGCTCAGGCATTTCCGGCTTGATCGCCGCGCACCGCCTTGCGCCGCACCTGGCTGTCACGCTGTTCGAAGCGAACGACTATTTCGGCGGCCATGCCCACACGGTGGACGTGCAGCTGGACGCGCCCGAAGGCCCGGTCTGTTTCGGCGTGGACACCGGTTTCCTGGTCTTCAACCGCCGCACCTACCCGCGGCTGGTCAGGTTGTTCGATCAACTGCAGGTCGAGACGGCACCGGCCGAAATGTCGTTTTCGGTCCAGGTGCCCGGCGCGGGCGTCGAGTGGGGCGGGCGTGACCTGGCCAGCGTGTTCGCACAGCCGCGCAACCTGCTGCGTCCCGGCTTCTGCCGCATGCTGATGCAGATTGCCCGCTTCAACCGCCGGGCCACGGCGCTCGCCCGGCACGGCGCCGACCACGAGTTGCGGCAGCCGCTCAGCGACTTCCTGCGCGACGAGCGGTACAGCGCCGAGTTCCGCGATTGGTACCTGTTGCCGATGCTCGGCAGCATCTGGTCGTGTCCGACCGACCAGATGCTGCGCTTTCCGGTCGCGACGATGGTTCGGTTCTGTCACAACCACGGCTTGATCCAGCTCGTCGACCGACCGCAGTGGTACAGCGTGGTCGGCGGCGCCCGGCACTACGTGCGCAAACTGGTCGAGCCGCTGGCGGATGCACGTTTGCAGGCGCCGGTGCTGCAGGTCCGCCGGCCCAGCCTGCAAGGCCGTGTCGAGGTGCTCACCGACCGCGGCCTCGAGCATTTCGACGAGGTGGTGTTCGCCTGCCATGCGGACCAAGCGCTCGGCCTGCTCGCCGACGCGAGTGACGACGAGCGCCGCGTGCTCGGCGCCATCCGCTACCAGGCCAACCGCGCCGTCCTGCACACCGATGAGGGCGTGCTGCCGCAGCGGCCCCGCGCGTGGGCGGCTTGGAATTACGAGCGTGCGCCCGACAGCTCGCAGGAAAGCGCGGCCGTGTGTCTGCACTATTTGCTGAACCGCCTGCAGCCTTTGCCGGTGCGTACCCCCGTCATCGTCAGCCTCAACCCGGCGCGCGAACCCCGGCTCGAGCGGGTGCTGGCCGAGTTCGACTACGCCCACCCGGTGTTCGACCTGGCGGCCTTCGACGCCCAGCAAGACCTGCCCCGCCTGCAAGGCCAGCGCCACACCTGGTATTGCGGCGCCTGGACCGGCTACGGGTTTCACGAAGACGGCCTGCGCTCGGGCCTCGAAGTCGCGCAGCGACTGCTGGACGAGGGGCAACACCCGGCGCCAGCGGACCGGGCGCTTCAGGCGGCGTGA
- a CDS encoding SAM-dependent methyltransferase translates to MTRSTLSVLSGQPRPRPPASARAVFRVLDRLATGTLELHLPDGATARFGNGSGPRASITVHAWRACGRTLKSGDIGFAESYLDGEWSTADLSGLMQLLVANRNAVETAIYGSRWGRAAYRLRHLLNRNSKSRARKNVQAHYDLGNAFYRLWLDDTMSYSGAWFEAGADQPLQQAQWAKMRRALRECRLTPGQRLLDIGCGWGALAELAGREFGAQVVGVTLSAEQLRYARERLGADAPAQLRLQDWREIDDGPFDAICSVEMFEAVGLEYWGEFFATLRRLLKPGGRACLQTITIRDDLFDRYRRSTDFIQQYIFPGGLLPCPQAFRREARKAGFVVVNELDFGLDYARTLQCWRDRFHAAEPEVRRLGFDTRFMRIWNFYLAYCEAAFVHRNTSVMQFTLQRAS, encoded by the coding sequence ATGACCCGAAGCACACTGTCGGTCCTGTCCGGCCAGCCCCGCCCGCGGCCGCCCGCGTCGGCCCGCGCCGTGTTCCGGGTGCTCGACCGTCTGGCCACCGGCACCCTGGAGTTGCACCTGCCGGACGGCGCCACCGCGCGCTTCGGCAATGGCAGCGGGCCGCGCGCCAGCATCACGGTGCACGCATGGCGCGCCTGCGGCCGCACGCTCAAGTCGGGCGATATCGGCTTCGCCGAGAGTTACCTGGACGGCGAATGGAGCACCGCCGACCTGAGCGGCCTGATGCAGTTGCTGGTGGCCAACCGCAATGCCGTGGAGACGGCCATTTACGGCAGCCGGTGGGGGCGGGCCGCCTACCGTTTGCGCCACCTGCTCAACCGCAATTCCAAGTCGCGTGCGCGCAAGAACGTGCAGGCCCACTATGACCTGGGCAACGCGTTCTACCGCCTGTGGCTCGACGACACCATGTCGTATTCGGGTGCCTGGTTCGAGGCGGGCGCCGATCAACCGCTCCAACAGGCGCAGTGGGCCAAGATGCGACGCGCCTTGCGCGAGTGCCGGCTGACGCCCGGCCAGCGCCTGCTCGACATCGGCTGTGGCTGGGGCGCCCTGGCCGAGCTGGCCGGCCGCGAGTTCGGCGCACAGGTGGTGGGCGTGACGCTGTCGGCCGAGCAGCTGCGCTATGCCCGCGAGCGCCTCGGCGCCGATGCCCCTGCCCAGCTGCGCTTGCAGGACTGGCGCGAGATCGACGACGGGCCCTTCGACGCGATCTGCTCGGTCGAGATGTTCGAAGCGGTCGGTCTCGAGTACTGGGGCGAATTCTTCGCCACGCTGCGGCGACTGCTGAAACCCGGTGGACGGGCCTGCTTGCAGACCATCACCATCCGCGACGATTTGTTCGACCGGTATCGCCGTTCCACCGACTTCATTCAGCAGTACATCTTCCCGGGTGGCCTGCTGCCCTGTCCCCAGGCGTTCCGACGCGAAGCTCGCAAGGCCGGTTTTGTCGTCGTCAACGAACTCGACTTCGGCCTCGACTATGCGCGCACGCTGCAATGCTGGCGCGACCGCTTCCACGCGGCGGAGCCGGAGGTGCGGAGGTTGGGGTTCGACACCCGTTTCATGCGCATCTGGAACTTCTACCTCGCCTACTGCGAAGCCGCCTTCGTCCACCGCAACACCAGCGTCATGCAGTTCACGCTGCAGCGAGCCAGCTGA
- a CDS encoding putative bifunctional diguanylate cyclase/phosphodiesterase — translation MRTESSRLVKHRDVLIACIAMLVSVLLLTVVQYLELDARFRAEMSTQAKIVGQNSGAALVFDTVPDAQEVLLTLDAAPDVVSAELLRQNGSVLSSYRRKSAEPGWLGRLAGRATVAHDVTVSGARVGRLVVEGDRTSILHDLIKFGAAAACTIGIALLLSSFVSRGLRQRVQAAQERTRYLALHDALTGLPNRASFQERLDEAAQRAVAGAAQQAVMFIDVDNFKQINDLNGHGGGDRVLREVAERLQKLVRPGDVVARIGGDEFAVLLEAPVQPAEAAARVATDIVERVPRPIDFDGENLRVSVSVGIALLPRDARNADDAMQCADAAMYQAKREGKDAFRFFSSALGEEIRRRSSLEADLRVAIGEGQLVLHYQPIFDATGRAVGMEGLMRWRHPQRGWVMPGDFIPLAESTGLIVELGLAGLRRVRADLDEWRRQGWAPPRIALNLASTQFKRETHRQRFLAMLKELGLTPEEIEFELTESTVFEDITSPDSVLESLRSRGFRLAIDDFGTGYSSLSYLRRLKCGKLKIDKAFVRDICTSQEAALLIRSIIDVAHALEMQVVAEGVETEDERAKLLSLDCDLLQGYLMAKPMAPEGVRQLLLG, via the coding sequence ATGCGCACAGAGTCTTCCCGGCTGGTCAAGCACCGCGACGTGCTGATTGCCTGCATTGCGATGTTGGTGTCGGTGCTCCTGCTCACCGTGGTGCAATATCTCGAGCTGGACGCGCGCTTCCGGGCCGAGATGTCGACGCAGGCGAAGATCGTGGGCCAGAACAGCGGCGCCGCGCTGGTGTTCGACACCGTACCCGATGCGCAGGAGGTCTTGCTGACGCTGGATGCGGCGCCCGACGTGGTGTCGGCCGAACTGCTGCGGCAAAACGGCAGCGTGCTGTCGTCTTACCGGCGCAAGTCGGCCGAGCCGGGATGGCTGGGCCGCCTTGCGGGGCGAGCCACCGTCGCGCACGACGTCACGGTCAGCGGCGCCAGGGTCGGGCGGCTGGTGGTCGAGGGCGACCGCACCTCCATCCTGCACGACCTGATCAAGTTCGGCGCCGCTGCGGCGTGCACCATCGGCATTGCGCTGTTGCTGTCTTCCTTCGTCTCGCGCGGCTTGCGCCAGCGGGTGCAGGCCGCGCAGGAACGCACCCGTTACCTTGCCCTGCACGACGCCTTGACCGGCCTGCCCAACCGCGCGTCTTTCCAGGAGCGCCTGGACGAGGCGGCTCAGCGGGCCGTCGCCGGCGCGGCGCAGCAGGCGGTGATGTTCATCGACGTCGACAACTTCAAGCAGATCAACGACCTCAACGGCCACGGCGGCGGCGATCGAGTGTTGCGCGAGGTGGCCGAGCGGCTGCAAAAGCTGGTGCGCCCGGGGGACGTCGTCGCGCGCATCGGGGGTGACGAATTCGCCGTGTTGCTGGAGGCGCCGGTGCAGCCGGCAGAAGCCGCGGCCCGCGTCGCGACCGACATCGTCGAGCGGGTGCCGCGACCGATCGACTTCGACGGCGAGAACCTGCGTGTCAGCGTGTCGGTCGGCATCGCCCTGCTGCCGCGCGACGCACGCAACGCGGACGATGCAATGCAGTGCGCCGACGCCGCGATGTACCAGGCCAAGCGCGAGGGCAAGGACGCGTTCCGGTTCTTCTCTTCCGCGCTCGGCGAGGAGATCCGCCGCCGCTCTTCACTCGAGGCCGACCTGCGGGTGGCGATCGGCGAAGGGCAGCTGGTGCTGCACTACCAGCCGATCTTCGATGCCACCGGCCGCGCCGTCGGCATGGAAGGTCTGATGCGCTGGCGCCATCCGCAACGTGGCTGGGTGATGCCCGGCGACTTCATTCCGCTGGCCGAGAGCACCGGCCTGATCGTCGAGCTCGGGCTGGCCGGGCTGCGGCGGGTGCGGGCCGACCTCGACGAATGGCGGCGTCAGGGATGGGCACCGCCGCGCATCGCCTTGAACCTGGCGTCGACCCAGTTCAAACGCGAAACACACCGGCAGCGGTTTCTGGCCATGCTGAAGGAGCTGGGCCTGACGCCCGAAGAGATCGAGTTCGAGCTGACCGAAAGCACGGTGTTCGAGGACATCACCAGCCCTGACTCGGTGCTCGAATCTTTGCGCAGCCGGGGCTTCCGGCTGGCCATTGACGACTTCGGCACCGGCTACAGCTCGCTGAGCTATCTGCGTCGCCTGAAGTGCGGCAAGCTGAAGATCGACAAGGCCTTCGTGCGCGACATCTGCACCTCGCAGGAAGCGGCCCTGCTGATCCGCTCCATCATCGACGTCGCGCATGCGCTCGAGATGCAGGTGGTGGCCGAAGGTGTCGAGACCGAGGACGAGCGGGCCAAGCTGTTGTCGCTGGATTGCGACCTGCTGCAAGGCTATCTGATGGCCAAGCCGATGGCGCCGGAGGGCGTCAGGCAGTTGCTGCTGGGCTGA
- a CDS encoding RNA polymerase sigma factor FliA: MPATAQKIQDRAALDASIRQHAPMVRRIAQRLISRLPANVELDDLIQAGMIGLTEALSRSENPEGPQFEAFATQRIRGAMLDELRAGDWISRDARRQHRAAGVVAHKLEQQLGRTPLSSEVAREMGIGLDDYQDIMAQARTSQFVSLDEISSFDDEGENSPLEKQFADPEADPLRHVSDYRKHAALVRAIDTLPERERQALSLYYEHDMSLKDIGAVLGVTDSRVCHLHAQAFQRLRVKLRDW, encoded by the coding sequence ATGCCCGCCACCGCCCAAAAAATCCAAGACCGTGCCGCCCTGGACGCGAGCATCCGACAGCACGCCCCCATGGTGCGGCGCATCGCCCAACGACTGATCTCGCGCCTGCCGGCCAACGTCGAGCTGGACGACCTGATCCAGGCCGGCATGATCGGCTTGACCGAAGCGCTGTCGCGCAGCGAGAACCCCGAAGGGCCGCAGTTCGAGGCCTTCGCCACCCAGCGCATTCGCGGTGCGATGCTGGACGAGTTGCGCGCAGGGGACTGGATCAGCCGCGACGCCCGGCGGCAGCACCGCGCCGCCGGTGTCGTGGCGCACAAGCTGGAACAGCAGCTCGGGCGCACCCCGCTGTCGTCGGAAGTGGCGCGCGAGATGGGCATCGGACTGGACGACTACCAGGACATCATGGCGCAGGCGCGCACCTCCCAGTTCGTCTCGCTCGACGAAATCTCCTCGTTCGACGACGAGGGCGAGAACAGCCCGCTCGAGAAGCAGTTCGCCGACCCGGAGGCCGACCCGCTGCGCCATGTCAGCGACTACCGCAAGCATGCCGCGCTGGTGCGTGCCATCGACACGCTGCCCGAGCGCGAGCGTCAGGCCCTGAGCCTGTACTACGAACACGACATGAGCCTGAAGGACATCGGCGCCGTGCTGGGCGTGACGGACTCCCGCGTCTGCCACTTGCATGCCCAGGCCTTCCAGCGCCTGCGCGTGAAGCTGCGCGACTGGTGA
- the corA gene encoding magnesium/cobalt transporter CorA has product MLNVFTLVNGRLYQEEIDRPETLTRLQPVWVDLEAPTPEEKGWIAGCFGVQIPDNITGDDLEESARFYEEDNGELHIRSDFLIEDDDTSRNVRAAFILHNNVLFSIHDEDLPVFRLLRLRGRRMPGLIEGAKDVLLKLYDMDAEYSADSLEGIYDALEAVSAQVLKADVSDTEAGEALAAIARSEDLNGRIRRNVMDTRRAVSFLMRSRLLNAEQFEEARQIMRDIDSLDSHTAFLFDKINFLMDATVGFININQNKIIRIFSVASVALLPPTLIASIYGMNFQRMPELNWQFGYPFSLALMVGSVVAPFWYFRHKGWLK; this is encoded by the coding sequence ATGCTCAATGTGTTCACGCTGGTCAACGGCCGGCTCTATCAGGAAGAGATCGACCGCCCCGAAACGCTGACGCGGCTGCAGCCCGTCTGGGTCGACCTCGAAGCGCCCACGCCCGAGGAAAAGGGCTGGATCGCCGGATGTTTCGGTGTACAAATTCCCGACAACATCACCGGCGACGATCTCGAAGAGTCGGCGCGCTTTTATGAAGAAGACAACGGTGAGCTGCACATCCGCAGCGATTTCCTGATCGAGGACGACGACACCTCGCGCAACGTGCGCGCGGCGTTCATCCTGCACAACAACGTGCTGTTCTCGATCCACGACGAGGACCTGCCGGTGTTCCGGCTGCTGCGCCTGCGCGGGCGCCGCATGCCGGGCCTCATCGAAGGTGCCAAGGACGTGCTGCTCAAGCTGTACGACATGGACGCCGAGTATTCGGCCGACTCGCTCGAAGGCATCTACGACGCACTCGAAGCCGTCAGTGCCCAGGTGCTGAAGGCCGACGTGAGCGACACCGAGGCCGGCGAGGCGCTGGCCGCGATCGCCCGTTCGGAGGACTTGAACGGCCGCATCCGCCGCAACGTGATGGACACGCGCCGCGCCGTCAGTTTCCTGATGCGCAGCCGGCTGCTGAACGCCGAGCAGTTCGAGGAAGCGCGCCAGATCATGCGCGACATCGATTCGCTCGATTCGCACACCGCTTTCCTGTTCGACAAGATCAACTTCCTGATGGACGCCACGGTCGGCTTCATCAACATCAACCAGAACAAGATCATCCGCATCTTCTCGGTGGCCAGCGTCGCGCTGCTGCCGCCGACGCTGATCGCCAGCATCTACGGGATGAACTTCCAGCGCATGCCGGAGCTGAACTGGCAGTTCGGCTATCCGTTCTCGCTGGCGTTGATGGTCGGCTCGGTGGTCGCGCCGTTCTGGTACTTCCGGCACAAGGGGTGGCTGAAGTAG
- a CDS encoding NAD(P)/FAD-dependent oxidoreductase: MTRQRIAVIGAGLAGLACARRLQDAGQAVTVFEQQPVPGGRCASHASPAGVFDHGANGFGAVGATFCAQVRAWAEQGWVGADPQTPERWVTTGPMQSLPERLAQGCTLALPVDVAAVEREQAHWRLRTHNPLPLGLDPCFDAVVVTLPAERAVTLLAADPALAAAAREVKSEPCWTAMVAWPGPLPLRTARLDPAALAAAGGVLSAAWRDDDRPARAPVSGVGARWVLQASPYWSANNLDARPADVARRLLDAFATALSAKLARPVYSATHLWRHAWTGAPRAEPYGWNDELHLGVCGDAWHALDGAEGVERAWLSGSALAEAVLAQG; the protein is encoded by the coding sequence ATGACACGCCAACGTATTGCCGTGATCGGCGCCGGCCTCGCCGGCCTCGCGTGCGCGCGCCGCTTGCAAGACGCCGGACAGGCGGTCACCGTGTTCGAACAGCAGCCCGTGCCCGGCGGCCGCTGCGCCAGCCACGCGAGCCCGGCCGGCGTGTTCGACCATGGCGCCAACGGCTTCGGGGCCGTCGGCGCAACCTTCTGTGCTCAGGTACGCGCCTGGGCAGAGCAAGGCTGGGTGGGGGCGGACCCGCAAACGCCTGAACGCTGGGTCACGACCGGCCCGATGCAGTCGCTGCCGGAGCGCCTGGCCCAAGGCTGCACGCTCGCCCTGCCGGTCGATGTCGCTGCCGTCGAGCGCGAGCAGGCGCATTGGCGTTTGCGCACGCACAACCCGCTGCCGCTGGGCCTCGACCCGTGTTTCGACGCCGTGGTGGTGACCCTGCCCGCCGAGCGCGCCGTCACGCTGCTGGCGGCCGACCCGGCGCTGGCCGCGGCCGCACGAGAAGTGAAGAGCGAGCCGTGCTGGACGGCCATGGTGGCCTGGCCGGGCCCCTTGCCGCTGCGGACCGCGCGGCTCGACCCTGCCGCACTCGCCGCGGCCGGCGGTGTGCTCAGTGCAGCCTGGCGCGACGACGACCGGCCGGCACGGGCGCCCGTCAGCGGCGTCGGCGCGCGCTGGGTGTTGCAAGCCTCGCCCTACTGGAGCGCCAACAACCTGGATGCGCGCCCAGCCGATGTTGCGCGTCGCCTGCTCGACGCCTTTGCCACGGCGCTCAGCGCCAAGCTGGCGCGGCCGGTCTACTCGGCCACGCATTTGTGGCGCCACGCCTGGACCGGTGCGCCACGAGCCGAGCCGTATGGGTGGAACGACGAGCTGCACCTGGGCGTGTGCGGCGACGCGTGGCATGCACTGGACGGCGCCGAAGGTGTGGAACGCGCCTGGCTCAGCGGCAGCGCACTGGCCGAGGCGGTGTTGGCGCAAGGCTGA
- a CDS encoding aminopeptidase P family protein, which translates to MDTAVATTSVIRQRLALLREAMAQAGVAACVVPTADPHLSEYLPERWKAREWLSGFTGSVATLIVTAEVAGLWVDSRYWVQAEAELAGTGIELMKIPTGSSQLHVDWLAEHIPAGHTVAVDAQVLGLAAARALRTALNARQVSLRTDLDLVDQVWRERPGLPTPPVYAHVPPHAPLSRVEKLAALREAMRRQGADWHFISTLDDIAYLFNLRGADVPYNPVFVAHALIGHEQAVLFLDEAKVDAPLRDTLARDGVHTAPYAEAPARLAQLDGSLLIDPRRVTLGLLQAVPESVRRVEAVNPTTYAKSRKTEAESACLRETMAHDGAALAEFFAWFEDTLGRERLTELDIDTRITAARARRPGFVSPSFATIAGFNANGAMPHYRATPRSHAVIEGDGLLLIDSGGQYLGGTTDITRVVPVGTVSAEQRRDFTLVLKAMIAMSQARFPRGIRSPLLDAIARAPLWAEGLDYGHGTGHGVGYFLNVHEGPQVLSYHAAPEPHTAMEPGMVTSIEPGLYRPGRWGIRIENLALNQPAGSTEFGDYLRFETLTLCPIDTRCIEPGLLDRRETDWLNAYHSEVRQRVAPHLQGRALAWLTARTQPL; encoded by the coding sequence ATGGATACCGCCGTTGCAACGACTTCCGTGATCCGGCAGCGTCTCGCGCTGCTGCGCGAGGCCATGGCGCAGGCAGGCGTGGCCGCCTGTGTGGTGCCGACAGCCGATCCGCATCTGTCCGAGTACTTGCCGGAGCGCTGGAAGGCGCGCGAGTGGTTGTCCGGCTTCACCGGGTCGGTGGCCACGCTGATCGTCACGGCCGAGGTTGCCGGGCTGTGGGTGGACAGCCGCTACTGGGTCCAGGCGGAAGCGGAACTGGCGGGCACCGGCATCGAGCTGATGAAGATCCCGACCGGCAGCAGCCAGCTCCACGTCGACTGGCTCGCCGAGCACATACCGGCCGGGCACACGGTGGCGGTCGACGCCCAGGTGCTCGGCTTGGCCGCGGCCCGCGCACTGCGCACCGCCCTGAACGCTAGGCAGGTCTCCTTGCGCACCGACCTCGACCTGGTCGATCAGGTCTGGCGCGAGCGCCCGGGCCTGCCGACGCCGCCGGTCTATGCGCATGTGCCGCCGCACGCGCCGCTGTCCCGCGTGGAGAAACTGGCGGCCCTGCGCGAGGCGATGCGCCGGCAGGGCGCGGATTGGCACTTCATCTCGACGCTGGACGACATCGCCTACCTCTTCAACCTGCGAGGCGCCGACGTGCCCTACAACCCGGTGTTCGTCGCCCACGCGCTGATCGGCCACGAGCAGGCCGTCTTGTTCCTCGACGAAGCCAAGGTCGATGCGCCCTTGCGCGACACGCTGGCGCGCGATGGGGTGCACACCGCTCCCTATGCGGAAGCCCCTGCCCGGCTCGCGCAACTCGACGGCAGCTTGTTGATCGACCCGCGCCGCGTCACCCTCGGGCTGCTGCAGGCAGTGCCCGAGTCGGTGCGGCGGGTCGAAGCGGTCAACCCGACCACCTACGCCAAGTCACGCAAGACCGAGGCGGAAAGCGCCTGCCTGCGCGAGACGATGGCGCACGACGGGGCCGCCCTGGCCGAGTTTTTTGCCTGGTTCGAAGACACCTTGGGCCGCGAGCGCCTCACCGAGCTGGACATTGACACCCGGATCACGGCGGCGCGCGCGCGCCGCCCGGGTTTCGTCAGCCCGAGCTTCGCGACGATTGCAGGCTTCAACGCCAACGGCGCGATGCCGCACTACCGCGCCACTCCGCGGTCGCATGCGGTGATCGAAGGCGACGGGCTGCTGCTGATCGACTCTGGCGGGCAGTATCTGGGCGGGACCACCGACATCACGCGGGTGGTGCCGGTCGGCACCGTGTCGGCCGAGCAACGGCGTGACTTCACGCTGGTGCTCAAGGCCATGATCGCGATGTCGCAGGCACGCTTTCCGCGCGGCATCCGCTCGCCGCTGCTCGACGCCATCGCACGCGCGCCCTTGTGGGCCGAAGGCCTGGACTACGGCCATGGCACGGGCCACGGTGTCGGCTACTTCCTCAACGTCCACGAAGGCCCGCAGGTGCTCTCCTATCATGCCGCCCCGGAGCCGCACACGGCGATGGAGCCCGGCATGGTGACGTCCATCGAGCCGGGCCTCTACCGACCCGGGCGCTGGGGCATCCGGATCGAGAACCTGGCCCTCAACCAGCCGGCGGGCTCGACCGAGTTCGGGGACTACCTGCGCTTCGAAACGCTGACCTTGTGCCCCATCGACACACGTTGCATCGAGCCCGGCCTGCTGGACCGCCGCGAGACCGACTGGCTCAACGCCTACCACTCGGAGGTGAGGCAACGCGTCGCGCCTCACCTGCAAGGGCGCGCGCTCGCCTGGCTGACCGCGCGGACGCAGCCGCTCTGA